The following nucleotide sequence is from Paracrocinitomix mangrovi.
TTGGAGGCACTTGAGCAAGGTAAATACCATTTGACAGAAAAGATCAAGGAGGAATTTATTCAAACTATGAAAAAAGTGGCTGAAGCATTTCCACCTAAGTCAGATGAAGAGCATGAGCTAATCAATCAATTTATTCAAGAAATAAGAGATTTCAAAGTAAATATGACCATTGACTAGGTCATATCATCCAGGATATCAGAATCGGGTATTTTAGTTTTGGGAATGTTGTCTACATCTGCTGATGTCATCATTGATTTAGCTAAGCCAACAACTACAAAAGAACTCAGGAAAATACGCAAAAGTGAACTAAAAAGGCCATAAAGCCTTGCTTCTTCAAACCCTATTGAAAGCAGTGCAACTACAATGTAGGTGATAAGACTCATCAAGCTTTCTGCGATAAAATTCATAGACAGGAAAAGTAGTGTCCCGGCAAATATTTGTGTTATTAGGTTCTTATCGAAAAATTTGAATGGCCTATCATCTAAATGAAAACACAAGGTTGCAAGGTAAAATGGTGACAGGGCCAAAGGAATTGCAATTAATCCAAAAAACCAGATAGCAAATTTGTTATTTCTTCCTACATCAAATAAAGGGGTTTCCATCATTAATTGCCCTTGATTAAAACCGGCAGGGAAAAGAATTGACAGCACAAAAATTATTGTCAAAGCAATGCCAAAATTCTTCCAATGATTGGGTGTAAGTTTATTCAACAAGGCTTGTAAACTCAATTTTTTATCGGCTTCGTCATATTTTAAGGCAATGGCATACAATCCAATCAATAATAGAGGCATGCTTTGCACTATGGGAGAAATAGACGCATAAAATATAAAGCTGTCCACTTCATAAATTCCAATGAAGAAAATATCTGGTCCATAAAATAGATTGATGATTCCTCTCCAAAGTAATAGTACCAAGCCCGTAAAGACTGTAGCCGCAACTACAAATAAGATAGAACGAGTAAATACAACAGATGTATAGTTTAAATAAGCAGATGTGAGTTGTTCAAATCCCTTATTTAAATGGGCAACAAATGCTTTTTTGTTCATCTCTGGAAATTAAACCTCGCTTAGTTTCATCATGTTAGATTGCCCTCTTTCTTCCATTGGAATAGAAGCAATATTCAAGACTAAATCACCTTTCTTCAAATAGTCTTTTTCAAATAAATAGGCTTTACAATCCTTAATAGTTTGATCTGTACTTTCCATTTGATCATAAAAGAATCCAATAACACCCCAAACCAAGTTTAGCTGAGTTAAAATCTGACGATTTTCAGTAAAGACATAGGTCGTTGCTTTAGGTCTCTGAGATGAAATTTTATAAGCAGTATACCCTGAAAAAGTCATAGTAATAATTCCGGCTGCATCAACTCTTTTAGCCATTCTGGCTGCGTTAAAGCAAATAGAATCAGTAATAAACCTTTCCTGATTTTTTTCAGGTAATTCTTCTTTCTCATAAATTTCAGGATTGGCTTCAACTTCTAAAACAATTTTAACCATGGCCTTGATAACATCAACAGGATGATCTCCTATTGAAGTTTCACCACTCAACATTACGGCATCAGCCCCATCCATTACAGCATTGGCAACATCATTTACTTCAGCTCTGGTTGGTCTGAAATTTTTAATCATGCTTTCCATCATTTGCGTTGCCACAATTGTAGGTTTAGCGTGAAGACGACATAATTTGATGATTTTTTTCTGGAGATTTGGCACTTTTTCCATTGGAACTTCAACACCTAAATCTCCTCTGGCAATCATCACACCATCAGTTTCTGCTATAATATCTTCAATATCCCAAACTGCTTCAGGTTTTTCAATTTTCGCAATTACTTTGGCGTGCTTTTTCTTAGCCTTGATGATTTTCTTTAATTCTTTTATGTCTTGTGCAGATCTTACAAATGACAATCCTATCCAATCAATGTCTAGAGACAATGCAAATTCAAGATCTTTTCTGTCTTTTTCTGTAAGTGACGGTAATGAAATAGCTGTGTTTGGTAGATTAACTCCCTTTTTTGAACTTAATATCCCTCCATGTTCTACTATCGTCACCACCTCTTTTTTGCCATCA
It contains:
- the pyk gene encoding pyruvate kinase, giving the protein MKKTKIVATIGPSSSSKETLKKMIEAGLNVCRINFSHGAHEDHKAVIDIIREINDELGTNVALLADLQGPKIRIGEVEDNGVLIEDGSELIFTTEKCMGTNKKVYLSYETFPQDVKVGDILLVDDGRFQLKVKSTDGKKEVVTIVEHGGILSSKKGVNLPNTAISLPSLTEKDRKDLEFALSLDIDWIGLSFVRSAQDIKELKKIIKAKKKHAKVIAKIEKPEAVWDIEDIIAETDGVMIARGDLGVEVPMEKVPNLQKKIIKLCRLHAKPTIVATQMMESMIKNFRPTRAEVNDVANAVMDGADAVMLSGETSIGDHPVDVIKAMVKIVLEVEANPEIYEKEELPEKNQERFITDSICFNAARMAKRVDAAGIITMTFSGYTAYKISSQRPKATTYVFTENRQILTQLNLVWGVIGFFYDQMESTDQTIKDCKAYLFEKDYLKKGDLVLNIASIPMEERGQSNMMKLSEV